The nucleotide sequence GCGAAGAGCATCACGAACACGAGGCCGACACCGACCAGCGCGGCAATCGCGCCGCTGCGAATGGCGTCGGCGCCCAGCGACGGCCCGATGGAACGCTCGGCGGCGGTGACGACCTTGATGGGCAGGGCGCCGGACTTGAGCACCAGCGCGAGCTGGCTGGCCTCGTCAGCCGTGAAGTTGCCGCTGATCTGGATGTCGCGGAACAGGCGCTGGTTGATGGTGGCGACCGACTGAATCTGGTCGTCGAGCACCACCGCCATCAATCTGTTCACGTTCTTGCCGGTAAAGTCCCCGAAGGTCTTGGCCCCGGCGTCGGTGGTCTTGAAGTTGACGACCCACTGCCCGGACTGCGGGTCGGTGCCCGAGGTGGCGTCCTCGATGGTTTCCCCGGTCGCCACCACAGGCCCAAGCTGCGCGAGGGTGTAGCCGCCACTGCGCGGATTTTTCTCACGCAGCGCCGGGTCGGGCTGGGCATCCGTGTTGACGATGCGGAATTCGAGGCGGGCGGTCTGCTGAATGATGTTGCGCGCGCGGTCCTGCACGGCGGGCGTGGCCCCCGGAATCTCGACCACCACGCGCTTGCCGCCCGAGACGGTCACGGTGGGTTCAGCGACCCCCAGCGCGTTGATGCGGTTTTCGATGACGGTCTTGACCCGGTCGAGTTCGTCGCGGGTGGCGGTGCCCGACTCTGGGGCCAGTTCGATGCGCAGGCCGCCCTTGAGGTCCAGGCCCAGCGTCATGAACTGGTACTGGTCGTTCCAGAGCGACCAGAGGTTGTTGCGGTGCTCCCAGGGCCGCCAGATGTAGAGCAGGCTGCCGAGCAGGGTCAGCAGCAGCAGCAGCGCCGTCCAGGGGTTCGGTTTGTTGGCGCTGTTGTTGCGCGGCGGTGGGGGACGGCGACTCGCACCGTTCATCTTGCGGGGTTGTTTGTTGCCGTAGGTCATGAAGGCTCCGTTGGGTTTGAGGGTCTAAAGGTGTAAGCGTCTAAGGGTCTAAAGCATTTGACAGAATGAGACTTGCGTTCTTGACCCTCTCCCCTCGTGGGACTTGCAAAGCTGCTTGCAGAGAGGGCCTCGCGCAGCGAGGGGTGAGGGGGCGTCCAGACCAGTTTTTTACGTCAAATGCTCTAAGCCCTCAGCCTTCAAGCTGCCAGCGGCCCAGCATCGCCAGTTGGGGACGCCAGCAGGGAGCTTGCCACTGGGCCGCTCGCCACAGCGTCAGCGGACGCGCCCGCGCCAGCCACAGCGGTTCGGGCGGCGGCGCGGCGGGCAGCGGCACACTGGGCGCAGGCTGCGGCGCGGGGCGCAGTTCGGGCAGGGGTGGGGTGAGGCTTCCTGCGGTCAGCCGGGGCGGAACTTCGGGCGCGGGCGTAGGCGCACCCAGCCACACCGCCAGCAGCGACAGGAGTGCCGCCAGCCCAGGCCACGCCAATGCCACGCGCCCCGCTGCGGGCCAGCGCAAGGCGGGCAGGAGCGGGGCGCGGCGAGGGGGCTTCACAAGTGGGTCAGCTTATCAGACGCCGGCTGACGCTTCGGGAGGGGTGCGGGTGTGGAAGGTGAGAGAGACCGCTCCCCAGAGTCGTTGGGCCTCAGCGCACCGTCAGCGGCTCATAGGCCGTCTTGACCGCGCCGTTGGCGAAGGTCAGTTTGGCGATGGTGTTCAGGCTGATGACCCGGCGGCCCGGCACGTTCCGGATGGCGAGGCTGAGGTCGGCCTTGACGGTGCGGCCCTGCTGCGTCACGCGGGGGTCGAGGGCTTTTTGCACCCGGCCCGGCCACCAGTACTCCTTTTCGGGCAGGATTTTCTTGACGTACTGGCCGTTCTGGACATACTCGATTTCGTACTGGAACTCGGCGCGGACCACCTGCGACGCCGCGCCCTTCGTGGTGACGACGAGCAGGCAGCGGGCGGGCTTGCCGGTGGGGAGGTCTTCGCTGGCACTTCCAGCCACGTAGCAGCCGCTGAAATACCAGTTGTTGAGCTTGGTCGGGCCGGTGGTCGGCACACTCGCAGGCGCGGTGCGGGCCAGAAAGTTGCGGTCGGCCTCGATCACGAAACGGGTATAGGCTTCGTCCCAGTCGCAGTAAATGCGCCGGGTGCGCTCGTTGGGGGCGTCGGCCATGACGCGGTAGGTGGCGCCGTCGAGGGCGTAGCAGCTTTCCAGTCGCCCGGTGTTGGACACGAAGCCCAGGGCCATTTTCTGCACGTCGCCGAAGGTCTTGCGGTCGAGTTCGGCGTTCACCTCGTCGTTGTCCGACAGCAGGCTGACTTCGGTCACGCGGCTGCCCGGTTCGCTCGATTCGCGCTGCACCAGCAGAAGCTGGCTGCCCGGCACCTTCAGGTCGTACAGCCACTCGCGCCCACCGTTGCCCAGCAGCGTGCATTTGTACTGCTGACAGAACGCGCTGGTGCTCACCGACTGCGAAGTGCCCAGAAGTCCCGCCGCGCCCGCCGTTCCCAGGCCCGCCAGCAACGCCGCCACCCAAAAGTGTCTCATGGCCCATTCTAACGTCTGGCTGTCAAATGTGAACCGACTGTCCCGAGAAGACCGGATGCAGCCGCAGCGCCGCAATCGCTTCTTCCTTGCCTTTGGCCTCCACTTCTATCCAGGGCACGTCGGCGTAGGCGCTGGGAAAGTCGGCAATGAGGTGCGAGTGGCGGCGGTCCTGCGGGCCGTCTATGCCGTTGCTGAGGTGGACAATCTGCCATTCGGGGGGCTGCCACGTCGCCCGCGATCGCAGCACCCACTCGCGCACGCTGGGATGCTCCTGGTCGGGCAAGTTGTCGTGGACGACATGGTGGTGGGCGTCGAAGACCAGCGGCGTGCCGGTGGCCTCGCAGATGGGCAGCAGCTGCGCCGGACTGTAGGCCCGCTCGTCGTTTTCCAGACCCAGCCGCAGCCGCACGCCCTCCGGCAGGTCGGGAATCAGCGCGGCGAGTTCGGCCCCGCGCCCGCCCTTGCCGCCGTGCAGCAGCAGCAGGTTCCAGGCTGAGCGCTCCAGTCCCAGCCCGTCCATCACGCGGGCGTGGGCGCTCATGGCCCGCACGCTGGACTCGCGCACCTCGGGCCGCTCGGAGTTCAGGACGATGAACTGCTCCGGGTGCATCAGCACGCGAATGCCCGCATCCACAAACGCCTGCCCCGCTTCCAGCAGTTGCGGCGCGAGGTGCGCCAGCACGCCGTTTCCGGTGTCGTCGCCCGCAAGGTCGAGCATGGGAAAGAGGCTGGAACTCAGGCGGTAGAGCCGAATCCCCCGCGCCGCGCAAAAGGCAGCCGCCCCGCGCAGTGTCCGGATGTTGCTGGAATAAATGTCGAGCAGCTTGGCCTCGCGCTCGGCGGGGGAGAGGACACGGTACCGGCTGAGGGTGACCGTGCGAAAGCGCACCTCCGGCCCCACCGTCAGGCACACCAGTCCGAGTTGAGGCACGGTGCCGCACACCGCGCTCACGCCGCTCCTCCCCGGCGGCAACGCTCCGAGCAGAACCGCACCTGTTCCCAGTCGCGCTCCCACTTTTTGCGCCACGTGAAAGGCAGACCGCAGCGCACGCAGATTTTGCTGGGCCGCTGGCTGGAAAGGCGCCCACCGCCGGGGCGCTTTGCGGGGGAGGTGTTCTCGCGTCTTGCCACCCGCGCAGTTTGCCGCGCTGGGGGCCAGGGGGATGTGCGAGGGCTTACGCTGGGATGTTGTGCCAGCAAAAAGCCCCGCCTCCGGGTGGGAGACGGGACCGAAGGAGAGGGGGCGATATGGCTCTGGTTTGCACTTCGCGCGGCCAGCGAACCTGTCAGCGAGCGACCTTGCACGTCAGCAGCGTGCTGGTGGTGCGGGCGTCGTTTCCCCTGAAGGTGCTGAGGGTCGCTTCGCCCTGGTGTTCCCACCATTCCAGGCCGCTGGCGGTGTTCAGCCCGGCGTGGCCGACGTAGCGGGCGCCGCTGCCCGAAACGGCTTCGGCCAGGCCGTAGCTCTGGCCCCGGTACTTCAGCACCGCGAAAGAGGGACCGCCCTGCCCGGCAGTGTCGGCCCGGACGTAGGCCACCTGCACCGTCTGCCCGTTCTGGCAGGCGTAGACGTGGGTGTCCTGAGAGAGCTTGAGCGGCGCGGCCTGCGGCTGTCCGGCACCTCCGGCCAGGGCAGTGCTGAGAAGCGCGGCGGGAAGGGTATAGAGGGTCTTGAAACGCATACCCCGAGGCTAGCCCTGGCAGATGATAGGCGGCTGATACGGATTTCGCGATATGGATGCACAGGCGGTGTAGTTCCGACTGTGCAGGAATTTAGCGAAATCCGTATCTTTTCCTACTCCTTTCAGTCGGATTGAATCCAGAAATCTGCTGGATTCAATCGG is from Deinococcus wulumuqiensis R12 and encodes:
- a CDS encoding DUF2256 domain-containing protein; the protein is MVGTPGRSDPQHLQGKRRPHHQHAADVQGRSLTGSLAARSANQSHIAPSPSVPSPTRRRGFLLAQHPSVSPRTSPWPPARQTARVARRENTSPAKRPGGGRLSSQRPSKICVRCGLPFTWRKKWERDWEQVRFCSERCRRGGAA
- a CDS encoding MliC family protein; the protein is MRFKTLYTLPAALLSTALAGGAGQPQAAPLKLSQDTHVYACQNGQTVQVAYVRADTAGQGGPSFAVLKYRGQSYGLAEAVSGSGARYVGHAGLNTASGLEWWEHQGEATLSTFRGNDARTTSTLLTCKVAR
- the uvsE gene encoding UV DNA damage repair endonuclease UvsE, producing the protein MSAVCGTVPQLGLVCLTVGPEVRFRTVTLSRYRVLSPAEREAKLLDIYSSNIRTLRGAAAFCAARGIRLYRLSSSLFPMLDLAGDDTGNGVLAHLAPQLLEAGQAFVDAGIRVLMHPEQFIVLNSERPEVRESSVRAMSAHARVMDGLGLERSAWNLLLLHGGKGGRGAELAALIPDLPEGVRLRLGLENDERAYSPAQLLPICEATGTPLVFDAHHHVVHDNLPDQEHPSVREWVLRSRATWQPPEWQIVHLSNGIDGPQDRRHSHLIADFPSAYADVPWIEVEAKGKEEAIAALRLHPVFSGQSVHI